In the Pseudochaenichthys georgianus chromosome 1, fPseGeo1.2, whole genome shotgun sequence genome, one interval contains:
- the LOC139434258 gene encoding protocadherin gamma-A4-like — protein sequence MDVQARDSSTRPLSGTATVLCSVLDDNDNPPEFMQSSFQISLPENLPPGVVHTAQASDPDHGENGTLHYSILGEDYRGRFTINSHTGAVSTTRVLDREERQNYTLTIQARDYGPTPLSSTTQLQLLLLDQNDNIPSFTRKSYHASVSEGLPAGEEMLRVSAFDPDEGSNGELTYSLTEDSSQGAFSVDAFTGVIRSTRALDRESRAQWRM from the exons ATGGACG TCCAGGCTCGTGACAGCAGCACACGGCCTCTGTCGGGGACGGCCACAGTGCTGTGCTCGGTGCTGGACGACAATGACAACCCTCCGGAGTTCATGCAGTCATCGTTCCAGATCAGCCTGCCAGAAAACCTCCCTCCTGGAGTGGTGCACACTGCTCAGGCCTCGGATCCAGACCATGGAGAAAATGGAACTCTACACTACTCCATTTTAG GTGAGGACTACAGAGGTCGTTTCACCATCAACAGCCACACAGGGGCTGTCAGCACCACTCGGGTCCTTGACCGCGAGGAAAGGCAGAATTACACTCTCACCATACAGGCCCGGGACTATGGCCCCACCCCGCTCAGCTCCACCACCCAgctccagctgctgctgctggaccagAACGATAACATCCCCTCCTTCACCCGTAAGAGCTACCACGCCTCCGTCAGCGAGGGCCTACCTGCGGGAGAGGAGATGCTGCGGGTCAGCGCCTTTGATCCTGACGAGGGGTCCAACGGGGAGCTGACCTACTCTCTGACCGAGGACAGCAGCCAGGGGGCCTTCTCAGTGGACGCCTTCACAGGAGTGATCCGCTCCACCAGGGCTCTGGACAGAGAGAGCAGGGCCCA GTGGAGGATGTGA